GTGTCCGCATGGATCATATCCATGCGGCGGCACACTACGGCTCGGATATACCGTGTGTTGACCAGGCAACCCTGCTCCAGACCAGCCAGTTTGGCCGTGGGGTAGTACTAGGCTTGGCGGTTGGGGGGTTAGCCGGATTGCTGGGCGGCGGGTTGACAATGCTCTATCCACCACCTAGTTTCAAGCTCGGGACATTAGGACTCTTGTTGTGCGTGGTGCTAGGAGCGGTATTGGGAGCAATCATGGGAGGAATGCTCGCGCACGACCGTTTGAATCCCGAAATATTACCTTACGAGGGGGCTATTTTGCGGGGCGCAGTATTGCTCATCGTGGATATACCGAGTAATCAGGTCAGAATTATTACTGAGTTGGTACGGCTACATCATCCCGAGGCAGTTCCCTATATTGCACCTTCCCCGCGTGCGCAAACCACGGAAGACCTGCACCTGAAATAGAAAACGTCCGCTGCTCGACAAGGAATCGACTTGACAGAAGTCAATCGCAACGACGATACTGGTGATCAATAATCATTTAGCCGTTTTCAATGAACAATTATTTAAACCCGTTGGTTGAATTGTTTTAATAAGTTAAAAAACCCTAATCGGTTTTTTTCCGATAAATATAAATTGAAAGATTACCTCATGAAAATAGAAGGGCTTTACGAACCACAATTTGAACACGACTCTTGCGGTGTTGGATTCATTGCAGACTTAAAAGGTAATAAAACCCATTGGGTTGTCGCCAATGGGATTGAATTGCTTAAAAACATGGTTCATCGCGGCGCGGTAGGTGCCGAGAAGAATTCCGGTGATGGCGCAGGAATTCTGACCCAGATTCCCCATGAATTCTTTGTTAAAGTATGCGCTGGGCTGGATATTATTTTACCCTGTCCAGG
The genomic region above belongs to Gammaproteobacteria bacterium and contains:
- a CDS encoding conserved hypothetical protein (Evidence 4 : Unknown function but conserved in other organisms), with translation MKRLYFLLPHPDAACQAVTELAAAGVRMDHIHAAAHYGSDIPCVDQATLLQTSQFGRGVVLGLAVGGLAGLLGGGLTMLYPPPSFKLGTLGLLLCVVLGAVLGAIMGGMLAHDRLNPEILPYEGAILRGAVLLIVDIPSNQVRIITELVRLHHPEAVPYIAPSPRAQTTEDLHLK